One genomic segment of Streptomyces liangshanensis includes these proteins:
- a CDS encoding TerD family protein, which yields MYEIVKGANVGLAALSEDAGSVRVGLSWSSEEGDGDADVSVLLLGDGGKVRGDADFFFYNNPAAADGSVHLLGKTPTDSGSEDRISLGLTEMEASVERIVVAASRYEGARFGDLNGLRLTVCDRTGEEMLGFSIDDAGAESAFVFGEFYRRGGEWKFRAIGQGYETGLAGLATDFGIDVDDAAEDPADDPGEDGAEDLGEDVAGGVASDAVASVAVGDVTPGGVPDLGPSAGAEVRAAGDVGGPAVVIPAQVAVERAPAAPRRPRTVRKKVTLPKVAKKSLADNDTWRSARLFPVPSLKSDRERETRATSVLLSVMAQVPEFGRRLTAGFGAPAGRTETFTEVSLPHGDSPKRPDGVIRVERAGKLWTALVETKTNGNPLKEQQVQDYMDIAARRGYDAVITLCNDVALEGSPLVDVKIDGRRKHKVVLWHLSWAEVAHQAQMLIRHEGVGNAAHAWLLQELLHYLQHENSGCQGFQNMGPAWVPVRKGIDDETLCQGDPRAVDVVESWERLVRQVCLRLGGELGQKVLPVQRVRRATDAKARRGAQADLLCQEGRLEAELRIEGTQGLLALTADLRTGKLRTSVDLPAPDQGYPLTWAKRLVRQLADAPADLHVRTLVAGGGEGPRGTLERLRPEPGDLLPKGDVEITGFRLSLFKGMGNTRGTAETGFIRSVDDAVDRFCAAVVMPLERRTVRRPQRAEAAEAG from the coding sequence ATGTACGAGATCGTCAAGGGCGCCAATGTCGGACTGGCGGCCCTGAGCGAGGACGCGGGCTCGGTGCGCGTGGGCCTGAGCTGGAGCAGCGAGGAGGGGGACGGGGACGCGGACGTCTCCGTGCTGCTGCTGGGGGACGGCGGGAAGGTCCGCGGCGACGCCGACTTCTTCTTCTACAACAACCCGGCGGCCGCCGACGGGAGCGTGCACCTGCTGGGCAAGACCCCGACGGACAGCGGCAGCGAGGACCGCATCAGCCTCGGCCTCACGGAGATGGAGGCGAGCGTCGAGCGGATCGTCGTGGCGGCGAGCCGCTACGAGGGCGCGCGGTTCGGGGACCTCAACGGCTTACGGCTGACGGTCTGCGACCGTACGGGGGAGGAGATGCTCGGGTTCTCCATCGACGACGCGGGCGCCGAGAGCGCCTTCGTGTTCGGGGAGTTCTACCGGCGCGGGGGCGAGTGGAAGTTCCGTGCCATCGGGCAGGGGTACGAAACGGGCCTGGCCGGCCTCGCCACGGACTTCGGGATCGACGTGGACGACGCGGCGGAGGACCCGGCGGACGACCCGGGGGAGGACGGGGCGGAGGATCTGGGCGAGGACGTGGCCGGGGGCGTGGCGTCCGATGCCGTGGCCTCTGTTGCCGTGGGGGACGTGACGCCGGGTGGGGTGCCGGACCTCGGTCCAAGTGCTGGTGCGGAGGTGCGGGCGGCCGGTGACGTCGGCGGGCCCGCCGTGGTCATTCCCGCTCAGGTGGCCGTCGAGCGGGCTCCGGCGGCGCCGCGCCGGCCCCGTACCGTCCGGAAGAAGGTGACGCTGCCCAAGGTCGCCAAGAAGTCCCTGGCCGACAACGACACCTGGCGGTCGGCGAGGCTCTTCCCCGTACCGTCGCTCAAGAGCGACCGGGAGCGCGAGACGCGGGCGACGTCCGTCCTGCTCTCCGTGATGGCGCAGGTGCCCGAGTTCGGCCGGCGGCTCACCGCCGGATTCGGGGCGCCCGCCGGGCGGACGGAGACCTTCACCGAGGTCTCCCTGCCGCACGGGGACAGCCCCAAGCGCCCCGACGGCGTGATCCGCGTGGAGCGGGCGGGCAAGCTGTGGACCGCGCTGGTGGAGACCAAGACCAACGGGAATCCGCTCAAGGAGCAGCAGGTCCAGGACTACATGGACATCGCGGCCCGGCGCGGCTACGACGCGGTGATCACCTTGTGCAACGACGTGGCGCTGGAGGGGAGTCCGCTGGTCGACGTGAAGATCGACGGGCGCCGCAAGCACAAGGTCGTCCTGTGGCACCTGTCCTGGGCGGAGGTCGCCCACCAGGCGCAGATGCTGATCCGCCACGAGGGCGTCGGGAACGCGGCGCACGCCTGGCTCCTCCAGGAGTTGCTGCACTACCTCCAGCACGAGAACTCGGGCTGCCAGGGCTTCCAGAACATGGGCCCGGCCTGGGTGCCGGTGCGCAAGGGCATCGACGACGAGACGCTCTGCCAGGGGGACCCGCGGGCCGTCGACGTCGTGGAGAGCTGGGAGCGCCTGGTGCGGCAGGTCTGTCTGCGGCTCGGCGGCGAGCTGGGGCAGAAGGTGCTGCCCGTCCAGCGGGTGCGGCGCGCCACCGACGCGAAGGCGCGCCGGGGCGCGCAGGCCGATCTGCTCTGCCAGGAAGGGCGCCTGGAGGCGGAGTTGCGGATCGAGGGTACGCAGGGCCTCCTCGCGCTCACCGCGGATCTGCGGACCGGCAAGCTCCGTACGTCGGTCGACCTCCCCGCGCCCGATCAGGGCTACCCGCTGACCTGGGCGAAGCGCCTGGTCCGGCAGCTCGCCGACGCGCCCGCGGACCTCCATGTCCGGACGCTGGTGGCGGGCGGCGGCGAGGGACCGCGCGGCACGCTGGAGCGGCTGCGCCCCGAGCCGGGCGACCTGCTGCCCAAGGGGGACGTGGAGATCACCGGATTCCGGCTGTCGCTGTTCAAGGGGATGGGTAACACGCGGGGCACCGCGGAGACCGGCTTCATCCGGAGCGTCGACGACGCGGTGGACCGGTTCTGCGCCGCGGTGGTCATG